CTCACGGTGGTGTGGGGGTTCCCCCGCAGTATCCCGGCGCCTACCAGCAGCCGGGTGGCCCTGGTGGGTACCAGTCGGCACCGCCCAACTACCCGCCTCGTCAGTAGAGACGCAGGCCTGCAGGCTTGGTGAGCTCATCCGCCGGTATCAGTCGGAGCGCGACGCCAGACCGCAGCCAGACCGCAGCCAGATCGCAGCAGGGGTGGAACCGCAGTTGGTGACCGCGGTTCCACCCCTGTTGTGGTGCGGGGAGCCGAACGAACGAGCCGGTACCGAATCGCTCAGCCGAACACCGAACGCACCTCGTCCGTGATGTCCTGGTGGCGGGTGGCCGCGCCGCCCGTGCGGCGGTCGACATGGCGCTGTGCGTGGTCCAGGCCCCGGTTGGTGAGGTCTTCCTTGGCGTGGTCGACATAGGTGGTGGGGTCGGCGAGGCTGGTGACGCCTTCCTTGTACTCCTGGGCGCCTTCCTTGATGCCGTCGACGTATTCACCGGCTTTGTCCTTGCCGATGTCGGCGGTTTCGCCCCAGTCGATTCCGTCACGGGCGCCGAAGTGGCTTTCGATGCCCTGCTGGGCCACGTTCTGGGCCATCTCCGTGGCGGCCTCTTGGGCCTTTGCCTTGCCCTCTTCGACGATCTTGTCCCTGGCGATTTCCTTCGCCTGATCGATGACCTTGTCCTTGACGGTCTCCTTGACCGTCTTCTTGACGTAGTCCGCCGCGATTTTGCGGGCTTCCTTCGAGACGGGCTTCTTCGCCATCTTTTTGATGGCATCCATGGTGGCGTGCTCCATGGCCTTGGTGGCCGCCTCCATGACCTCACGTTTGATCTTGTCGAGGATCTGGCGGACGATCAGGCGGGTGGCCTGGGTGGCGCCCGCGGCACCGAGCTCGGACAGACCCAGGGTGAAGGGTGCGGCGGCCTGTGCCGCGATGAGCTCGGTGGCCAGCATGACGAGCTGGACGATGACGGCGATTTTTCCGGCGAGAACGGCGAGGGCGGCGGCATCGAAGGCGACGGCGATCACCTCGGCCGCCGCGGCGGCGTCACGAAGGTAGTGGTCGCCGCTGTCCCCGCCGCCGGAAAAGGAACCCCATTCGTGGGAAAAGCCCTCGATCGCCTCTCCGGAGTTGGCGGAGACGACCTCACCGGCTGCCGAAGAGCCCTTGGTGGACGCTTGATTGACCGCCTCGGCGAAGTTGCGCCAGGTCTGGGCGCACTCGTGGAGCTTGTCCTCGTCGGCATCCGGCCAGTTGTAGCCGAGCAAATCCAGGACCCAAGCAACCTCGCTTGGCAGCGTCAATGACACAGTGATCGTCCCCCGTGCAGTGGTAGCCGATTGCGGAGCGCAATGGCGTCGGTGAAGGAAAGCGTGAGAGGGGTGGCGGCGGTGGCCCGTGGGGAGGCCCTGCCGCTGCTCGGCCGCGCCCTCGAGGCGCTGCGGGA
This portion of the Streptomyces sp. 2114.4 genome encodes:
- a CDS encoding PE-PGRS family protein, whose protein sequence is MSLTLPSEVAWVLDLLGYNWPDADEDKLHECAQTWRNFAEAVNQASTKGSSAAGEVVSANSGEAIEGFSHEWGSFSGGGDSGDHYLRDAAAAAEVIAVAFDAAALAVLAGKIAVIVQLVMLATELIAAQAAAPFTLGLSELGAAGATQATRLIVRQILDKIKREVMEAATKAMEHATMDAIKKMAKKPVSKEARKIAADYVKKTVKETVKDKVIDQAKEIARDKIVEEGKAKAQEAATEMAQNVAQQGIESHFGARDGIDWGETADIGKDKAGEYVDGIKEGAQEYKEGVTSLADPTTYVDHAKEDLTNRGLDHAQRHVDRRTGGAATRHQDITDEVRSVFG